A genomic stretch from Antarcticibacterium flavum includes:
- a CDS encoding alpha-amylase family glycosyl hydrolase, whose protein sequence is MRNYINVLFIFLGTTSLLSCQTSDDEITRGGHQEYEQYGTAFQQVPDSRDVSMYQVNIRAFSEEGTFNGVIDGLDHISDLGVNVLYLMPVYPVGEERSAGGLGSPYSVRDYYSVNPEFGTLEDLRNLVDGAHERGMAVIMDWVPNHTAWDNEWITTNPEWYQQDEEGNIIHPPGTNWQDVAQLDYSNDELRAAMKDAMSYWIYTANIDGYRVDAADYVPHSFWAETVPFLRNIKNQDMIMFAEGSRKDHFRAGFDYIFGFNFFDHLKQVFVDNASATVLQNSFATEYENVYDDTKRVVRYTSNHDVNLSDGTPQELFGGDRGSMAAFVVAAYMKSIPMIYNGQEIGWNERLEFFSRDPINWNAANNELLEEYKDIIEFRNNSTAIRRGEYNGYSSEHVAAFTMSTEDETVLVLSNQRNRENNFIFPSTLAGTSWEDIFNGGTVSLESQITLEPFQYLVLRTGN, encoded by the coding sequence ATGAGAAATTACATCAATGTATTATTCATCTTCCTGGGAACGACATCTCTTTTATCCTGTCAAACATCAGATGATGAAATAACAAGAGGAGGGCACCAGGAATACGAACAATACGGCACAGCATTTCAGCAGGTGCCAGATAGCCGGGACGTTTCCATGTACCAGGTAAACATAAGAGCATTTAGTGAAGAGGGAACTTTTAATGGAGTGATAGACGGGCTGGATCACATAAGTGACCTTGGGGTGAATGTCCTGTACTTAATGCCGGTATATCCTGTAGGTGAAGAAAGATCTGCCGGGGGACTTGGTTCTCCTTACTCTGTTCGCGATTACTATTCAGTAAATCCGGAATTTGGCACTCTTGAAGATCTACGTAACCTGGTAGACGGGGCACACGAAAGAGGAATGGCGGTAATTATGGACTGGGTTCCTAACCATACAGCATGGGATAATGAGTGGATCACTACCAATCCAGAATGGTACCAACAGGATGAAGAAGGCAATATTATACATCCACCGGGAACAAACTGGCAGGATGTTGCGCAGTTGGATTATTCAAATGATGAATTGCGCGCAGCTATGAAAGATGCTATGTCCTATTGGATCTACACTGCAAACATAGATGGATACAGGGTTGATGCGGCAGATTATGTTCCACATAGTTTCTGGGCAGAAACCGTACCTTTCTTAAGAAATATTAAAAACCAGGACATGATAATGTTTGCTGAAGGTTCAAGAAAAGATCACTTCAGGGCAGGTTTTGATTACATTTTCGGCTTTAATTTCTTTGACCATTTAAAGCAGGTTTTTGTAGATAATGCTTCTGCTACTGTGTTACAAAATTCGTTTGCAACAGAATATGAGAATGTCTATGACGACACAAAACGAGTGGTGAGATACACCTCCAATCATGACGTTAATTTATCTGACGGTACCCCGCAGGAACTTTTTGGCGGAGACAGAGGTTCCATGGCTGCTTTTGTAGTTGCCGCCTATATGAAATCTATTCCTATGATCTATAACGGGCAGGAAATAGGATGGAATGAACGCCTGGAATTTTTCTCCAGGGATCCTATAAACTGGAATGCAGCAAATAATGAGCTGCTGGAAGAATATAAGGATATCATCGAATTCAGAAACAATAGTACAGCGATAAGAAGGGGCGAATATAACGGGTACAGCAGTGAACATGTGGCTGCCTTTACCATGAGCACAGAGGATGAGACAGTGCTGGTACTATCAAACCAAAGGAACAGGGAAAACAATTTCATCTTCCCTTCTACCCTGGCCGGCACGTCATGGGAAGACATCTTTAATGGCGGTACTGTTTCCCTGGAGTCACAAATTACCCTGGAACCATTTCAATATCTTGTATTAAGAACAGGAAATTAA